One Mycobacteroides salmoniphilum DNA segment encodes these proteins:
- the nirD gene encoding nitrite reductase small subunit NirD has protein sequence MWSTVCAVDSLTPGRGAAVLLPDDVQAALFLLPDGELYAVGNIDPYGQAAVMSRGLTGDRGGEPTVASPLLKQVFSLIDGRCLDDASRRLPVFEVRVSNGNVEIGMLRSRHRDSVAA, from the coding sequence GTGTGGTCGACGGTCTGTGCGGTGGATTCGCTCACCCCTGGCCGGGGTGCGGCGGTGCTCCTTCCGGACGATGTGCAGGCCGCGCTGTTCCTGCTGCCCGATGGGGAGCTGTACGCGGTCGGTAACATCGATCCATACGGCCAGGCCGCGGTGATGTCGCGCGGTTTGACCGGTGACCGTGGCGGCGAGCCTACGGTGGCATCGCCGCTGCTCAAGCAGGTCTTCTCGCTTATAGACGGGCGTTGCCTCGATGATGCGTCGCGCCGGTTACCAGTCTTCGAGGTGCGGGTGAGCAATGGAAATGTCGAAATCGGAATGCTCAGGAGTCGACACCGGGACTCGGTTGCCGCCTAA
- a CDS encoding ATP-dependent helicase, whose protein sequence is MPTPTASTRSWDGAAADLLDPDRQGRFVVVGGSGTGKTSLLVDIVAARIAAGARPESVLVLTGSSRASVDLRSRISAAVFDRRGSIAIREPMVRTVHSYAFAVLAAHAARQGNPPPRLITAAEQDSIVRELLCGNAEDNGGCWPASLRPALTTAGFATGVRDLMARCTERGVDAKELRAIGRRHNRPEWVAVADLARQYEEVMLLRSAVGMAAPQATVPALGAAELVGSALETFAVEPAILAAERDRIDLLLVDDSQHLDPQAALLVRLLAGGASLSVFTGDPNQAVFGFRGADAQLLQTGTDSGAMTIALDSSYRCAAPVAELANAVAGRLPGSSPVRTISGAEDTLAAVRLAAVPTETAEASLVVDLLRRSHLIDGVPWSQMAVIVRSVPRSGAALRRALQSAGVPVHAESYDGPIAAVPAVHALLLAVCAAQGRLNDEDAVTLVTGPIGRVDPVALRRLRRQLLRAQEARGAEGNSAELLRAVLVDADDTQLAALTDIQAAPLRRVRAVIASAHGAVTSGASVLDVLWAAWTRSGLLRRWDGLSQRGGPLGAQADRDLDAMSALFDLASEHVARTPGIGVTGLIDHIRSLALPGQRATGEPDAVSIVSAHAAVGRQWDVVAIPGVQEGLWPNTAVRGGVLRTQELMDVLAGIDHVAHVDGSAVALAEERRLLLLAVGRATRRVLVTAVDNENADVGGGPAMASRFLAELMAAHPEWVMPDRRPGTPESRALTVANLVGELRAVVTADTGTVSEARRRAAARQLARLADAGVAGADPEYWYGLADISSDAPLWHAEDGPVRLSPSNVETLMACPLRWLLERHGGTDLTDPRRALGTLVHALVGEHSADADTMRRELDKAWESMPFESQWYARNELHRHHELLEAFSAWRVATRGELTEVGREIGVDGVLTHADYPQVRLVGRIDRLERDAEGRAVVIDIKTGKSPATKDDAQQHAQLATYQVAAAEGLIAGQPAGEPGGGRLVYVAKPNLDDGATQRHQDPLTPAAQDTWRETIHTAAANTQGPIFIARVNDGCGHCPLRACCPAQADGQAVCQS, encoded by the coding sequence ATGCCGACGCCGACCGCTTCGACCCGATCCTGGGACGGCGCCGCAGCGGATCTGCTGGACCCTGACCGGCAGGGCCGGTTCGTGGTGGTCGGCGGTAGTGGAACCGGAAAGACCAGTCTGCTGGTCGACATTGTGGCGGCGCGAATTGCCGCGGGTGCGCGCCCGGAATCCGTTCTCGTGCTCACCGGTTCCTCCCGCGCGAGCGTCGACCTGCGCAGCCGGATTTCGGCCGCGGTGTTCGACCGCAGAGGGTCCATCGCTATCCGTGAACCCATGGTCCGCACCGTGCATTCGTATGCCTTCGCCGTGCTCGCCGCCCACGCGGCTCGCCAGGGGAATCCGCCGCCGCGTTTGATCACCGCTGCCGAGCAGGACAGCATTGTGCGGGAGTTGTTGTGTGGCAATGCTGAAGATAACGGTGGCTGCTGGCCCGCTTCGCTGCGGCCCGCGTTGACGACGGCCGGTTTCGCGACCGGTGTTCGAGATCTCATGGCGCGTTGCACCGAACGTGGTGTGGACGCCAAGGAGCTTCGTGCGATCGGGCGACGGCACAATCGGCCGGAGTGGGTCGCGGTCGCCGATCTCGCCCGGCAATACGAGGAGGTCATGCTGCTGCGGTCGGCGGTGGGCATGGCGGCTCCGCAGGCCACGGTGCCGGCACTCGGCGCCGCCGAGCTGGTCGGATCGGCGCTGGAAACCTTCGCTGTCGAGCCGGCAATTCTTGCCGCGGAACGTGATCGCATCGACCTTCTGCTCGTCGACGATTCCCAGCATCTTGATCCGCAGGCGGCGCTGTTGGTGCGGCTGCTGGCGGGGGGAGCCTCGCTGTCGGTGTTTACGGGTGATCCCAACCAAGCCGTGTTCGGGTTCCGTGGTGCCGACGCCCAGCTGTTGCAGACCGGTACTGACAGTGGGGCCATGACGATCGCGCTCGACAGTTCGTACCGGTGCGCCGCACCGGTCGCCGAACTTGCGAACGCGGTGGCGGGGCGGCTGCCCGGAAGTTCGCCGGTGCGCACGATCTCTGGGGCGGAGGACACGTTGGCCGCCGTCCGTCTTGCCGCCGTGCCCACAGAAACCGCAGAGGCGTCGCTGGTTGTCGACCTGCTGCGGCGGTCGCACCTGATCGACGGTGTGCCGTGGTCTCAGATGGCAGTCATCGTCAGATCGGTACCGCGCAGTGGTGCGGCTCTTCGGCGTGCGCTGCAGTCGGCGGGCGTCCCCGTGCACGCGGAGTCGTATGACGGTCCTATCGCCGCCGTTCCCGCCGTACACGCGCTGTTGCTGGCGGTCTGCGCCGCACAAGGCAGACTGAACGACGAGGACGCGGTGACGCTGGTGACGGGTCCGATCGGGCGAGTGGATCCGGTGGCGCTCAGACGGTTACGACGCCAATTGCTGCGTGCGCAGGAAGCCCGGGGCGCGGAAGGAAACAGCGCCGAGCTGTTGCGTGCAGTTCTTGTCGATGCCGATGACACGCAGCTCGCCGCGCTCACCGACATCCAGGCCGCGCCGCTGCGGCGCGTGCGAGCAGTGATCGCCTCGGCACATGGTGCCGTCACTTCCGGCGCCAGCGTCCTCGACGTGCTGTGGGCCGCGTGGACCCGGTCGGGCCTGCTGCGACGTTGGGACGGGTTGTCTCAACGCGGAGGTCCGCTGGGCGCTCAAGCGGATCGGGACCTCGACGCGATGTCCGCGCTGTTCGACCTGGCATCTGAACATGTGGCGCGCACACCGGGTATCGGTGTGACGGGATTGATCGACCACATCCGGTCGCTGGCGCTCCCCGGTCAGCGCGCGACCGGTGAGCCTGATGCGGTTTCCATCGTCAGTGCGCACGCTGCCGTGGGCCGCCAGTGGGATGTGGTGGCCATCCCCGGTGTGCAGGAAGGGCTGTGGCCCAACACGGCGGTGCGGGGCGGGGTTCTGCGCACCCAGGAGCTGATGGATGTATTGGCAGGCATCGACCACGTAGCCCATGTCGACGGGTCGGCGGTGGCGCTGGCCGAGGAACGCCGGCTGCTGTTGCTCGCCGTGGGCAGGGCCACTCGCCGCGTTCTCGTCACCGCCGTCGACAACGAGAACGCCGATGTGGGTGGCGGTCCCGCGATGGCTTCGCGCTTCCTGGCTGAGCTCATGGCGGCGCATCCGGAGTGGGTGATGCCGGATCGTCGTCCGGGAACACCGGAGTCTCGGGCATTGACCGTTGCGAACCTCGTTGGCGAACTGCGGGCCGTCGTCACCGCGGACACCGGCACGGTGAGTGAGGCCCGCCGCCGCGCTGCCGCCCGACAACTTGCCCGGCTCGCCGACGCCGGTGTCGCCGGTGCGGATCCCGAATACTGGTATGGGCTGGCCGATATCAGTAGTGATGCACCGCTGTGGCATGCCGAGGATGGTCCGGTCCGCTTGTCGCCGTCCAACGTCGAGACGCTCATGGCGTGCCCGCTGCGCTGGCTGCTGGAACGGCACGGCGGAACTGACCTCACGGACCCGCGCCGGGCGCTCGGAACATTGGTGCATGCGCTCGTGGGTGAGCATTCCGCAGATGCCGACACGATGCGCCGGGAACTCGACAAGGCGTGGGAATCAATGCCGTTCGAGTCACAGTGGTATGCGCGTAACGAACTGCACAGGCATCATGAGCTGCTGGAGGCATTCAGTGCGTGGCGCGTAGCGACGCGCGGTGAACTCACTGAGGTAGGTCGGGAGATCGGTGTCGACGGAGTGCTCACGCACGCGGACTATCCGCAGGTGCGGCTGGTCGGCCGCATTGACCGACTGGAACGGGATGCTGAGGGGCGCGCCGTCGTCATCGATATCAAGACCGGGAAGAGCCCCGCCACCAAAGACGATGCGCAACAGCACGCTCAGCTCGCGACGTACCAGGTCGCCGCTGCTGAGGGGCTCATCGCCGGCCAACCCGCGGGTGAGCCGGGCGGCGGCCGGCTCGTGTACGTCGCGAAACCGAATCTCGATGACGGTGCCACGCAACGTCACCAGGATCCGTTGACCCCCGCCGCCCAGGACACCTGGCGCGAGACCATTCACACCGCCGCGGCCAACACGCAGGGCCCGATCTTCATTGCCCGGGTCAACGATGGATGCGGGCACTGCCCGCTGCGGGCGTGCTGCCCCGCGCAGGCCGATGGGCAGGCGGTGTGCCAGTCATGA
- a CDS encoding ATP-dependent helicase, which produces MSAYSPSELSRALGLFEPTDEQAAVIGAPPGPMVVIAGAGAGKTETMAARVVWLVANGYATPGQVLGLTFTRKAAGQLLRRVRSRLARLAGSGIMAPVTADEPDPVIATYHAYAGTLLREHGLLLPMEPSARLLTETQLWQLAFRLVCDFDGDLDTEKTPGAVTAQVLALAGQLSEHLVDTSDLLSSHDELEQLIHTLPPGPYQREGRPSAWLLRLVETQRERAQLVAIVEQLMTQMRARGVLDFGVQMSLSARLAADHAVVGQTQRDRYRVVLLDEYQDTGHAQRILLSSLFGRGVDPELALTAVGDPIQSIYGWRGASATNLPRFTTDFPLPDGSPAPTRELRTSWRNPPEALHLANAVSEEARRRSVAVRPLRPRPDATSGKIACALFGDVVAEREWVATKLASVYEEAHRSGNRPPSSAVLVRRNSDAAPMAEVLAAHGVPVEVVGLTGLLGLPEVADTVAMLRLVADPTAGPAALRVLTGPRWRLGAHDLAVLWRRATGFGRSGTDVVGEHADIPCLADAISDPGAPEQYSPDGWTRLSALRRELSALRARLGMPLTDLISEVQRVLALDVELVAGRRTGGLEQLRAFTNVAADFAEAADQSDPVGVIAAFLQYLDAAWEVEKGFTPVEVATSPGRVQILTVHSAKGLEWDVVAVPHLSAGVFPSGVAASTWLTSATELPPLVRGDRATLGDRFGVPQLDTEGITNRKQLSDAIARHKDSLATRRIDEERRLLYVAVTRSAEQLFVSGHHWGQTGLKPKGPSDFLVELRDVIENAAAEGIPCGTVEEWVTAPAAGERNPMLDQTVQAPWPADPLAGRRSEIEAGAQMVREARAGTAPLAEDEDEDLDGWAADVDALLREREQAHRRPEITLPQHLSVTSLVELRKDPQALARRLMRPRPTRPDLEARRGTAFHSWVQRHFGSVRLIDFDDLPGDGYGEFEDAEDLAALQSAFLASQWADRTPAETEVPFEISVAGTIVRGRIDAVFGSRDGTWTVVDWKTGHEPSGVEMEAAALQLAVYRQAWAALQGIDPAQVSAAFHYVRTGRTVAPAELPELPQATEFAELTGD; this is translated from the coding sequence ATGAGCGCATACTCCCCATCCGAACTATCCAGGGCGCTTGGGCTTTTCGAGCCCACGGATGAGCAGGCCGCCGTGATAGGGGCTCCACCCGGTCCGATGGTGGTGATCGCGGGTGCCGGTGCGGGTAAGACGGAGACGATGGCCGCCCGGGTGGTGTGGCTGGTGGCCAACGGTTACGCCACCCCTGGCCAGGTGCTCGGGTTGACGTTTACCCGCAAGGCCGCGGGCCAGTTGTTGCGCCGGGTCAGATCGCGCCTGGCTCGGCTGGCGGGAAGCGGGATCATGGCGCCCGTCACGGCCGATGAACCCGATCCGGTGATAGCCACCTACCACGCCTATGCCGGAACCTTGCTGCGCGAGCACGGGTTGCTGCTGCCCATGGAGCCGAGTGCGCGCCTGCTGACCGAAACGCAGTTGTGGCAGTTGGCGTTCCGGTTGGTCTGCGATTTCGACGGGGATCTGGATACGGAGAAGACGCCCGGTGCGGTCACCGCCCAGGTGCTCGCGTTGGCTGGTCAGCTGTCTGAGCATCTGGTGGACACCAGCGATCTGCTGTCCTCGCATGACGAGCTGGAACAGCTGATTCATACCCTGCCGCCCGGCCCCTATCAGCGGGAGGGCCGGCCGAGTGCGTGGTTGTTGCGTCTGGTGGAGACGCAGCGTGAACGAGCGCAGCTCGTCGCGATCGTAGAACAGCTGATGACGCAGATGCGTGCCCGCGGTGTTCTCGATTTCGGAGTGCAAATGTCGCTGTCGGCTCGTCTGGCGGCCGACCACGCCGTCGTGGGACAAACTCAGCGGGATCGGTACCGCGTGGTGCTGCTCGACGAGTACCAGGACACCGGGCATGCTCAACGCATCTTGCTGTCGTCCTTGTTCGGTCGGGGCGTCGATCCCGAGCTGGCGTTGACCGCAGTGGGTGATCCGATCCAGTCCATCTATGGCTGGCGCGGCGCGTCGGCGACGAATTTGCCCCGATTCACCACAGATTTCCCGCTGCCGGACGGATCGCCCGCGCCGACAAGGGAACTGCGCACCAGCTGGCGCAATCCACCGGAGGCTTTGCACCTGGCCAATGCCGTGTCCGAGGAAGCGAGGCGGCGTTCGGTGGCGGTCCGGCCGTTGCGTCCCCGGCCGGACGCTACCTCCGGCAAGATTGCTTGCGCGCTGTTCGGCGATGTCGTCGCCGAACGAGAATGGGTCGCAACAAAACTGGCCTCGGTGTACGAGGAGGCGCATCGTAGCGGGAACCGTCCGCCGTCGTCGGCGGTGCTGGTCAGGCGCAACAGCGATGCCGCCCCCATGGCAGAGGTCCTTGCCGCGCATGGTGTTCCGGTCGAAGTGGTGGGTTTGACGGGTCTGCTCGGTCTTCCCGAGGTCGCCGATACCGTGGCGATGCTGCGTCTCGTCGCAGACCCGACCGCGGGTCCGGCCGCGCTGCGCGTGTTGACTGGTCCGAGATGGCGTCTTGGAGCACACGACCTGGCGGTGCTGTGGCGACGCGCGACGGGATTCGGTCGGTCCGGCACCGACGTGGTGGGGGAGCACGCGGACATTCCGTGCCTGGCCGACGCCATCAGCGATCCCGGTGCGCCCGAGCAGTATTCGCCGGATGGTTGGACCCGCCTGAGCGCGCTGCGGCGCGAACTGTCCGCGTTACGTGCCCGGCTGGGAATGCCGCTCACCGACCTGATCTCCGAAGTGCAACGCGTGTTGGCGCTCGATGTCGAGCTCGTCGCCGGTCGCCGCACGGGTGGCTTGGAACAGCTGCGCGCGTTCACCAATGTCGCCGCCGATTTCGCGGAGGCTGCCGATCAGAGCGACCCGGTTGGGGTGATCGCCGCGTTTCTGCAATACCTGGACGCGGCGTGGGAGGTCGAAAAGGGTTTCACGCCGGTGGAAGTCGCAACCAGCCCGGGGCGGGTGCAGATTCTGACTGTGCATTCGGCCAAGGGGCTGGAATGGGATGTGGTCGCTGTCCCGCATCTGAGTGCCGGAGTGTTCCCGTCGGGTGTGGCCGCGTCGACCTGGCTGACGAGCGCCACCGAGCTACCGCCGTTGGTGCGCGGAGATCGCGCCACCTTGGGGGATCGTTTCGGCGTCCCGCAGCTGGACACCGAGGGCATCACGAACCGTAAGCAACTCTCCGATGCCATCGCGCGGCATAAGGACAGCCTCGCCACTCGCCGGATCGATGAGGAGCGCCGGCTGTTGTATGTGGCAGTTACCCGATCAGCCGAGCAGCTCTTTGTCTCGGGACATCATTGGGGCCAGACCGGACTCAAGCCCAAGGGACCGTCCGATTTTCTGGTCGAGTTGCGTGATGTCATCGAAAACGCTGCCGCCGAAGGTATTCCCTGTGGGACTGTCGAAGAGTGGGTCACCGCACCCGCAGCGGGTGAGCGCAATCCCATGCTCGACCAGACTGTCCAAGCACCATGGCCCGCCGACCCACTCGCCGGCCGGCGCAGCGAGATCGAAGCGGGAGCGCAGATGGTACGGGAAGCGCGCGCCGGTACAGCACCTCTGGCCGAGGACGAAGACGAGGATCTCGATGGATGGGCCGCCGATGTCGACGCGCTGCTGCGTGAGCGTGAGCAAGCCCATCGTCGTCCGGAAATTACACTTCCTCAACATCTTTCGGTGACAAGCCTCGTCGAGCTGCGCAAGGATCCGCAGGCGTTGGCACGCAGGCTGATGCGTCCGCGCCCCACACGTCCGGACCTCGAAGCGCGCCGTGGCACCGCATTCCACTCCTGGGTGCAACGTCACTTCGGGTCGGTACGCCTGATCGATTTCGACGATCTTCCGGGTGACGGCTACGGGGAGTTCGAGGACGCCGAGGATCTGGCGGCGCTGCAGTCGGCGTTCCTTGCCTCGCAGTGGGCGGACCGAACTCCCGCCGAGACCGAGGTGCCGTTCGAGATTTCCGTTGCCGGGACCATTGTCCGTGGTCGGATCGACGCGGTGTTCGGA
- a CDS encoding uroporphyrinogen-III synthase, producing the protein MPPNEQDRRLDGFTIGVTAARRSEELIALLERRGAATVHAAAIRIIPLADDAELQLATELVIANPPDVTVATTGIGFRGWIEAADEWGVADSLKSALESGRLVARGPKATGAIRQAGLREEWSPASESSAEVLDRLLEEGVEGRRVAVQLHGAATEWEPIADLCEALTIAGAQVIRVPVYRWEPPEDQRPMDRMISMAINAELDGISFTSAPAVASMLGRAKATGRLDELLMALRGRVAPLCVGPVTAAPLEVLGVPTTQPERARLGALARHMADELIRRAPRFQAGGHVVSVRSCGIAIDGDTRQISPAGMALMKRLMVRPGQVVSREDLLGVLPGGGDDTHAVETAMTRLRAALGAPKVIQTVVKRGYRLAIDPTMIGECGG; encoded by the coding sequence TTGCCGCCTAACGAGCAGGATCGTCGGCTCGACGGGTTCACCATCGGTGTCACGGCTGCGCGGCGGTCAGAGGAATTGATCGCGCTCTTGGAGCGCCGCGGGGCTGCCACCGTGCACGCCGCGGCGATCAGGATCATCCCGTTGGCCGACGATGCCGAGCTGCAGCTCGCCACCGAACTCGTCATCGCCAACCCGCCCGATGTCACGGTGGCTACCACGGGAATCGGGTTCCGCGGTTGGATCGAGGCAGCCGATGAATGGGGCGTGGCCGACAGTCTCAAGTCGGCATTGGAGTCCGGGCGCCTGGTCGCCCGCGGACCCAAGGCTACCGGGGCGATTCGTCAGGCGGGGCTGCGTGAAGAGTGGTCGCCCGCGTCGGAGTCGTCGGCGGAGGTGCTCGATCGTCTACTCGAAGAGGGTGTCGAGGGTCGGCGCGTCGCGGTGCAACTTCATGGTGCCGCCACCGAATGGGAACCCATCGCCGATCTCTGCGAGGCATTGACAATCGCTGGTGCACAGGTGATCCGGGTTCCGGTGTACCGCTGGGAGCCGCCGGAGGACCAACGGCCGATGGATCGCATGATCTCCATGGCCATCAACGCCGAGCTGGACGGGATAAGTTTCACAAGCGCCCCTGCGGTGGCGTCAATGCTTGGTCGTGCCAAGGCAACCGGTCGATTGGATGAGCTGCTGATGGCGTTGCGGGGACGGGTGGCGCCGTTGTGCGTCGGGCCGGTGACCGCTGCGCCGCTGGAAGTGCTGGGTGTACCGACGACGCAGCCCGAACGTGCGCGGCTGGGGGCGTTGGCCCGGCACATGGCCGACGAACTGATCAGGCGGGCACCGCGTTTCCAGGCCGGTGGACACGTGGTGAGTGTGCGCAGCTGTGGGATCGCCATCGACGGTGACACACGGCAGATCTCGCCGGCGGGAATGGCGTTGATGAAGCGGCTGATGGTGCGCCCCGGTCAGGTGGTATCCCGTGAGGATCTGTTGGGTGTCCTGCCCGGCGGTGGAGACGATACCCATGCCGTCGAGACGGCTATGACGCGTCTGCGGGCGGCGCTTGGTGCACCGAAAGTGATTCAGACAGTGGTCAAGCGCGGTTACCGGCTGGCCATCGATCCGACCATGATTGGGGAATGTGGTGGATGA
- a CDS encoding MGMT family protein — protein MATVTEEQVELVRSLVASIPAGRVATYGDIADAAGLSSARIVGWIMRTDSADLPWHRVIGASGRPAPHIRTRQLELLRAEGVLAVDGRIALRDVRHGF, from the coding sequence ATGGCGACAGTTACCGAGGAACAAGTCGAGCTGGTGCGCTCGCTGGTTGCGTCCATACCGGCCGGACGGGTGGCCACATATGGCGATATCGCCGACGCGGCAGGCCTTTCCAGCGCACGAATCGTGGGGTGGATCATGCGCACCGACTCCGCGGATCTGCCCTGGCATCGCGTCATCGGGGCTAGCGGTCGCCCCGCCCCCCACATCCGGACCCGTCAGCTCGAATTGCTCAGGGCCGAGGGCGTACTCGCCGTGGACGGTCGAATCGCGTTACGCGACGTCCGCCACGGCTTCTAG
- a CDS encoding sirohydrochlorin chelatase, which yields MDDGLCVSGSSAVEFVLVAHGTRSAAGVENIAALAEAVSLRVGAVRTAFVDVLGPTPAEVLSTIEGPAVLLPAFLASGYHVHHDIPQHVELSGHPDVAVTAALGPDPVLARVMTERLREAGWRRGDAVVLAAAGSSDPRARHEVHTAASMLERHTGPVSVGYVATGEPRVPDMVAAARASGKRVFIASYLLAQGLFQERLAECGADGVAQPLGVHPEIVDLLVRRFASATVDSGALEAVADVA from the coding sequence GTGGATGACGGTCTTTGCGTAAGCGGCTCATCCGCGGTTGAATTCGTTCTGGTCGCCCATGGAACGCGCTCGGCCGCCGGGGTGGAGAACATCGCGGCGCTCGCCGAGGCGGTATCGCTGCGTGTCGGTGCGGTGCGCACTGCGTTCGTCGACGTGCTGGGTCCGACCCCGGCAGAGGTACTGTCGACGATCGAAGGACCCGCGGTTCTGCTTCCGGCGTTTCTGGCATCGGGATACCATGTGCACCACGATATTCCGCAGCACGTCGAGCTGAGTGGACATCCTGATGTGGCCGTCACCGCGGCGTTGGGGCCCGATCCCGTGTTGGCCAGAGTCATGACCGAGCGGCTGCGCGAGGCGGGGTGGCGCCGCGGCGATGCGGTGGTCCTCGCCGCAGCAGGATCCTCCGATCCGCGTGCCCGCCATGAGGTTCACACCGCGGCGAGCATGTTGGAGCGTCACACCGGGCCCGTGAGCGTGGGCTATGTCGCGACAGGTGAACCGCGGGTGCCCGACATGGTCGCGGCGGCGCGCGCGAGCGGCAAACGCGTCTTCATCGCGTCATACCTGTTGGCGCAGGGGCTTTTTCAGGAGCGCTTGGCCGAGTGTGGCGCCGATGGTGTCGCACAGCCGTTGGGCGTGCATCCCGAGATTGTGGATCTCTTGGTGCGACGGTTCGCGTCGGCCACGGTGGATTCGGGTGCTCTAGAAGCCGTGGCGGACGTCGCGTAA
- a CDS encoding alpha/beta fold hydrolase, producing MTPTLNTHRYGPEEPPRLLALHGLTGHSKRWAPLFDEHLPDVATLAPDLLGHGRSPAPAPWSLEAHADAVAAVLDKTQTRPIVVVAHSFGGATALHLAARRPDLVKSLVLLDPAIGLDGDWMRQIAEQMVAYPDYTDRAEAKSDKVAGAWSDVPDHVIEAELDEHLIQLANGRWGWRMNLPAVVTAWSELARDITLPTSIIRVTLLRATRTAPPYVTPGLLDGLTAALGDRFELVDVDCDHMVSQSRPAETAAAIRSHLE from the coding sequence GTGACACCGACGCTGAACACTCACCGATACGGCCCCGAGGAACCGCCGCGTCTCTTGGCGTTGCACGGACTCACCGGACATAGCAAGCGCTGGGCGCCGCTTTTCGATGAGCACCTCCCCGATGTGGCCACCCTGGCACCGGATCTGCTGGGCCACGGACGCTCCCCCGCGCCCGCGCCATGGTCGCTGGAAGCCCATGCCGACGCGGTCGCCGCCGTGCTCGACAAGACGCAGACCAGGCCCATCGTGGTGGTGGCGCACTCGTTTGGCGGCGCCACCGCACTACACCTGGCGGCACGCAGACCCGATCTGGTGAAATCGCTCGTGCTCCTGGATCCGGCGATCGGGCTCGACGGTGACTGGATGCGTCAGATCGCCGAACAGATGGTGGCCTACCCGGATTACACCGACCGCGCCGAGGCGAAATCGGACAAGGTCGCGGGAGCTTGGTCGGACGTGCCGGATCACGTCATCGAAGCAGAACTCGATGAACACCTGATCCAGCTGGCAAACGGCCGGTGGGGCTGGCGCATGAATCTGCCTGCCGTGGTCACCGCATGGAGTGAACTGGCACGCGATATCACCTTACCCACCAGCATCATTCGCGTCACGTTGTTGCGGGCCACCCGGACCGCGCCGCCCTACGTGACCCCCGGGCTCCTGGACGGACTTACGGCCGCGCTTGGCGATCGGTTCGAACTGGTGGACGTCGACTGCGATCACATGGTGTCCCAATCGCGGCCCGCCGAGACCGCCGCCGCGATACGGTCACACCTGGAGTAA